A part of Lepisosteus oculatus isolate fLepOcu1 chromosome 16, fLepOcu1.hap2, whole genome shotgun sequence genomic DNA contains:
- the LOC102688680 gene encoding fibronectin type III domain-containing protein 11, with protein sequence MALNPELTEARLAKRRPCPRENLQAADAWRRYTEQKNSILGFISSQLNNEALRKYKLRMNVLKKCSYYLEVLRKDFPHGDHSYVTSSTIFHLIDPWRFQRMKRIGTSQVKIQLCLLDEFYEQMRSGKEELEGIMKTYDLSAFLSESSVLQHKLSQISRALFNFNSVIIPGRLHMKHRLISDMGNGKNPQVGLAVTVKMPVVFDKEQSVAFQDSIRLKWGVAGQAEHNPTEKFEIRYKLLKPETKEEGNQYGTLTVDTCCTEINRLLPDKTYECAVKRAEYYCLIYGSWNDTILLKTQARPTSSRAYSQKRRRFYHL encoded by the coding sequence ATGGCGCTAAACCCTGAGCTAACTGAAGCTCGTCTGGCGAAGAGGAGACCTTGCCCGAGGGAGAACTTGCAGGCTGCAGATGCCTGGAGGAGATACACAGAACAGAAGAACAGCATCCTGGGATTCATCTCTTCCCAGCTGAACAACGAGGCCCTGAGAAAGTACAAGCTGAGGATGAACGTTCTGAAGAAGTGCTCATACTACCTGGAGGTCCTGCGCAAGGATTTCCCCCATGGGGACCACAGCTACGTAACGAGCTCTACTATTTTCCACCTGATCGATCCCTGGAGGTTCCAGAGGATGAAGAGGATAGGCACCAGCCAGGTGAAAATCCAGCTCTGCCTGCTTGACGAGTTTTATGAGCAGATGAGGAGCGGGAAGGAGGAGCTGGAAGGCATCATGAAGACGTACGACCTGAGTGCCTTCCTGTCGGAGAGCAGCGTTCTCCAACACAAGCTCTCCCAGATCTCCAGAGCCCTCTTCAACTTCAACTCGGTAATTATCCCAGGCAGGCTGCACATGAAACACAGGCTGATCTCGGACATGGGAAATGGCAAAAACCCTCAGGTCGGTCTGGCTGTGACCGTCAAAATGCCGGTTGTCTTCGACAAAGAGCAGTCGGTGGCCTTCCAGGACTCCATTAGGCTGAAGTGGGGTGTCGCGGGCCAGGCCGAGCACAACCCCACAGAGAAATTTGAAATCCGCTACAAGCTCCTCAAGCCTGAAACCAAGGAGGAGGGCAACCAATATGGCACCCTCACCGTGGACACCTGCTGCACAGAGATCAACAGGCTCCTGCCTGATAAAACCTACGAGTGTGCGGTGAAGAGGGCAGAGTATTACTGTTTGATTTATGGCTCCTGGAACGACACCATCCTCCTGAAAACTCAGGCCAGGCCCACGAGCAGCAGAGCCTACAGTCAGAAGAGGAGAAGATTTTACCACTTGTAG